The proteins below are encoded in one region of Corynebacterium felinum:
- a CDS encoding GlsB/YeaQ/YmgE family stress response membrane protein, with translation MPTLGLIGWIVIGGLAGWVASKIKGTDASQGIILNIVVGILGGFLGGWILSLFNVDVAGGGLIFSFLTCLLGAVILLTIVLKLRK, from the coding sequence ATGCCTACTCTAGGGCTCATTGGCTGGATCGTTATCGGTGGACTTGCAGGTTGGGTTGCCTCCAAAATTAAAGGCACTGACGCGAGCCAAGGCATTATCTTAAATATTGTTGTTGGTATTCTCGGTGGCTTCTTGGGCGGCTGGATCTTAAGTCTGTTTAATGTTGACGTTGCTGGCGGTGGGCTGATCTTCAGCTTCCTCACCTGCCTTCTGGGTGCGGTCATCTTGCTCACCATTGTGCTGAAGCTACGCAAATAG